Genomic segment of Peribacillus frigoritolerans:
GAGCGATTTCCGATACATGGGTATTATCTGCCTATCAGATGCTTTTTGGCGGTTTACTGCTTTTACTTGGCAGCTTTATTCTTGAAAAACCATTTTTCATAATGAATGGCAATTCGTTGTTCATTTTATTATGGTTAAGTATCATGTCATCGATCGTTCAATTTGCTGTTTGGTATTATCTTTTACAAAAGAGTGATCCCGGAAAAACAAGTGCCTTTTTATTTTTGGCACCTTTCTTCGGTGTTTTATCAGGGTGGGCACTATTAGGGGAACCGATATACACTTCACTCCTAATTGGCGGACTGTTTATCATCATTGGCATCTATCTTGTAAATAGCAATTTCCAAAAGGAAAATAAATTCGTTAAAAGAGCTTTATAGTAATCGGATTGTTTGCTCTAAGCTGCTAAAGACAGAAAATCCCTCATGATGAAAAAGAAAAGAGCCCTTTTCTTTTTCATCATGAGGGATTATTAAATTATACCTCTATACAAAAAACTTCTTTAAATCCTTCTTTCCCTTTAGGTGTTACTTTTACTGCGCGAATAGATGGAACACGGACTATCCAGCCTAAATCAAAAAAATGTGTAAGAAGCCCATTCCCTAAAGCTCCACCAAGATGATGGTGACGTTCACTCCAATCTAAACATGAGTGGGAAAATGTACGGCGTTTTCTTCTTAAATCAAGTAAATCGATGCCGAATTCAGAAAAAAAATGATTTCCTTTGGGCGTAACTGTAAACTCTCTCTCTTCTTTTTTCAAATATCCGGCCTTCAACATCGATTCAGTTAATTGGACTCCTAGTTTTCCTGCCAAATGATCATAACAGGTTCTGGCTTCCTGAAGCATTTTAACTTGGCTTGATTGTTTTAACGACCGAACTTGAGGAGGTGGGGAAATGGCAAGAAACGATTCTAAAATCTGCGCAATTTCTCCATTTGCTAGCTGATAGTAACGATGTCGCCCGTGTTTTTCAACTTTAACAAGGTTACCTTCCACTAATTTAGAAAGGTGAAAGCTGGCAGTTTGAGGTGTTATTACAGCCATCAATGCTAATTCACCTGCAGTATGAAAACGCCCATCCAGTAAACTAGCAAGTATTGTTGCACGTGACGTTTCTCCTAGGAGGGAGGCTATCTCCACCATATTTGGATTTATACTCACAATAGTTACCAACCTTTCTACCGATATTTTAGTTTAAATAAGCTGAACGCAAAGTAATTAGCATCAAAAATATGTAAACTTATACTTCTATTATACAGTACCGCTGCCCTCGTGATATTCGGTATGTTCACGATTGCTGCTTTAAAAATTTTTTAAGTCCAGGACATATTTAAAGAAAGCTTTATAAGAAATTAAAAAGTAAGTACAAGCAATAACTAAGAAATAATTAAACCGTTCCGCTTATTAACAGGTACATTACCTGATAAAGAAACAGCCGAAATAATTGTTGAAGCTCTGAAAATTCTTTAAGGCTGGATATGCTCATTTTTGTATCTACAGGGCATTACTTCTCCCGTTATTCAATATCTGGAGGAACAAGGGATTCTATATATCTTATTAAATCCGATATTTCTTATCAGGCAAAGAATACCTGTTTACGAAAGGTAAAAACATACGCAATCGATGCGAACCAGTTGTGTGTGCTGTATTACAAAGGTGAACCTCATAAAATTAGAGTAATTCAGCTTTTAGACCTTAGTAATTTGTTAAGACAACAGGAAATCATAACGAATATGCTTGTGGAAGCTAAACAGAAGAAAGACTGTCTATCCTTTGGATAAGCGTTTTTTAATGAAGTATATTCTTTGTGAACTAGGCATACATTCTTACATGTTCACTAACAGTAAACGTTCCTTAATAGTCTTGGAATAAATACCGGTGAATAGTCCCTTTTGTCGAATTTAGTAGTCAAATAGGAGGGAATGAAGAGAATGAAAATATCAGACGTTGGATTTAAAGGTCAAGTTTTTGGATTTATAAAGTTCACACCTTTTGTGGAAAGGTTTTTATCTGGAGATTTATATATGAATAATTTTAAAAAGTATATTGATATAGAAAATGCTTCAGGAGAAAAAGGTGTAGGAGACAAATTTGAAGCAGCACATGTTTTTACGGAATTAACAATGAATTTCTTTACTCAAGATACCCATGAATTAATAATGTCGGGGCGAACTAAAAAAATGAATTTCAGAAAAAATATAAATGAAAAAAGGCCATTATATTCTATGTTTGCAATTGTTAGCGATATGTTAAAAGTGGTTAAGGAGGATGAAAAATATTACTATACCAAATTTGATTTACCTAATGAACAAATCGATAAAATGATCAGGGAGTTCGGAGATAGCTTAATTTTTGTTACCCCATCGCAATTTATTGACAGAATTACTAGAACACTCAATGAAAAAGGTTATGCTTACAGAGGGGGCTTGGTAAAATATGATGATTATAACATCAATTCCTCAGCTAGGATGAGCTCTTATAAAAATCAAGGGACTGATATTTATTTTTGGAAAGATAAATACTTCGAAAATCAATATGAATATCGCATAGTTCTTACAGATCAAGAAGTTGATGAAGCCTTAATTGTGAACATAGGTGATATTTCAGACATTAGTACTATTTTTAATGCAAATGAATTTTTCAGTGATAAATTTGAAATAAGATTACGAAAGAAAGGAAATCTAAGCATCCATTAAATTGGGTGCTTTTTATTTGCAGGAGGGAAAAAGAAAATATAGAGCTTTTTAATGAAATAAATAGAAGAGTTAAAATAACCGCGAATACTAGGATTATCACTTATAATATTCAAAAGCCCAGCATGATTTTGCTACGTATCTCCATCTTTATATTTATAAAACCTACCCGTGGTAAAGACCTAATTATCTTCTGAACCAAACAGTTCAAACCAATACTAGTGAATTTAAATGAGTTTATTATAATTCTTGTTTTAGTAATTATTCAAAAAAGAGGATGACCAAATCATTCAGATGACTAGTTCGCCCTCTTTGATCTTTTTCTTTATAAAAAGAAGAAGCTAAATAAACAAGATGAATTAGATGTAGGTGGGGAAATATCTTTAATAATTAAATCCTGGACTATTTTTCATATATTTAATTTTTAAACCATTTATGGATCTATTAAGAGAGCGCCGTTCAATAGAGTGCAAAATTCAGCAAAACTACTTTGAATATGCCTTCTTTATTGCATTTATTTTTAACAGCAAATTACTGGAAATCTGATGTAAATTCGTGTAATCTACAAAAGTATGTTTTTTTCCAAATCGTAAAGGGGGACCATAATTGAGTTCAACAAATCGTAAACAGACAACAATTGTTGCTCTTTTGCTTGCGGGTACATTTATTGCGATCTTGAATCAAACATTAATGATTACCGCCATTCCTCCTGTAATGGAGGAGATGAATGTTACGGCAAATAGTGCACAGTGGCTAACAACCGTTTTTATGCTGGTTAATGGGATCATGATCCCTGTTAGCGCGTTTTTACTGGAGCGCTTTACCACCAGACAGCTTTTCCTTTCCGCGATGGGGATTTTTGCTATTGGTACATTGGTAGCGGGGCTAGCTCCAAATTTTGGAATGCTGCTGCTAGGACGGATGATTCAGTCGAGCGGAGCCGGAATTATGCTCCCGTTAATGCAGACAGTCTTCCTAATGATTTTCCCTGTTCATAAACGGGGTGCAGCCATGGGACTGGTCGGGCTGGTCATTTCCTTCGCGCCGGCTATTGGGCCCGCTTTGTCGGGCTGGGTTACGGAGACCTACTCATGGAGGGTGTTATTCTTTATCATACTTCCAATTGCCATTATTGATATCATAGTTGCGTTCTTCGCTTTAAAAAATGTAACAGAAGTTACACGGCCAAAAGTGGATGTGCTTTCGATTATTTTATCTTCCGTAGGTTTCGGTGGATTATTGTATGGATTTACAGCTGCTGGTAATTATGGCTGGACAGACGGGAGTACCATCATATCCCTAGGCATTGGAACAATTTCACTTGTATGGTTTATCAAAAGGCAATTGCGATTGAAGCATCCAATGCTGGAGTTCCGGGTGTTCACGTATTCATTATTCCCGATTGCTATTATTATTGGAGCCATTACCTTTATGGGGCTGATTGGTGCCGAAACGCTCATCCCGCTATTTATGCAAAACATGCGAGGATTTACTGCCTTTGAAGCTGGATTAGCGATACTCCCTGGAGCACTTATTACCGGAATAATGTCACCGTTCATTGGACGTATTTTTGACCGGATTGGGGCCAGGTGGCTGGTTATTGGCGGATTACTCCTCATAACCGCTTCCTCCTTTACTTTTATAGATGTTGGTCCTTCGACAAGTTTTACATTTATTATGCTCATGTACAGTATTCGGATGTTCGGATTAGCCATGGTTATGATGCCTGTTTCAACGGCCGCCTTGAACCAGCTGCCTAAACGGTTAATCGCCCATGGTGCAGCAATGGATAATACGATGAAAATGATTGCCGCATCTGTAGGTACTGCAATACTTGTTACTGTGATGACATCAGCTACCGAAAATGCTCAGCAGCGTCCCGAGATAGTCCATCCTGATATGTATGGCGCGCAAATCTCATTTATTGTCGTCGCTGTACTTTCGTTAATTAGCTTCCTCATTTCTTTTAAAATAAAGGATCAAAAATCAGCAGGAAAAGAGATAGGAGAGAAGAATTAAAGATTTTAATTCGATTTTTTAAG
This window contains:
- a CDS encoding DHA2 family efflux MFS transporter permease subunit, which produces MSSTNRKQTTIVALLLAGTFIAILNQTLMITAIPPVMEEMNVTANSAQWLTTVFMLVNGIMIPVSAFLLERFTTRQLFLSAMGIFAIGTLVAGLAPNFGMLLLGRMIQSSGAGIMLPLMQTVFLMIFPVHKRGAAMGLVGLVISFAPAIGPALSGWVTETYSWRVLFFIILPIAIIDIIVAFFALKNVTEVTRPKVDVLSIILSSVGFGGLLYGFTAAGNYGWTDGSTIISLGIGTISLVWFIKRQLRLKHPMLEFRVFTYSLFPIAIIIGAITFMGLIGAETLIPLFMQNMRGFTAFEAGLAILPGALITGIMSPFIGRIFDRIGARWLVIGGLLLITASSFTFIDVGPSTSFTFIMLMYSIRMFGLAMVMMPVSTAALNQLPKRLIAHGAAMDNTMKMIAASVGTAILVTVMTSATENAQQRPEIVHPDMYGAQISFIVVAVLSLISFLISFKIKDQKSAGKEIGEKN
- a CDS encoding ArsR/SmtB family transcription factor; its protein translation is MSINPNMVEIASLLGETSRATILASLLDGRFHTAGELALMAVITPQTASFHLSKLVEGNLVKVEKHGRHRYYQLANGEIAQILESFLAISPPPQVRSLKQSSQVKMLQEARTCYDHLAGKLGVQLTESMLKAGYLKKEEREFTVTPKGNHFFSEFGIDLLDLRRKRRTFSHSCLDWSERHHHLGGALGNGLLTHFFDLGWIVRVPSIRAVKVTPKGKEGFKEVFCIEV